In one window of Deltaproteobacteria bacterium DNA:
- a CDS encoding acetyl-CoA C-acyltransferase, producing the protein MAKVYIVSAVRTAVGRAYKGSLKDTRPDDLGAIAIRGAIERIPALDPANVDDVIFGCAMPEGEQGMNVARICSLKAGLPDSVPAMTINRFCSSGLQAIALAAEKIMAGFADIVVAGGTESMTMVPMGGNKPSFNPEIMETRPEVFMPMGLTAELVVRKYKVTREDQDEFAYRSHSRAVAAIRDGKFKEEIVPVKTVLFSAENGGKPVPREIVHEIDEGPRADTTLEALAKLKPAFDPKGTVTAGNSSQMSDGAAAAVVVSEKALKAIGAEPLARFLGFAAAGVPPEVMGIGPVEAVPKLLKKLRIKQTRVDLFELNEAFAAQSLPVIRELSLDPDKVNVNGGAIALGHPLGCTGAKLTATLLHEMKRRNASLGVVTMCIGGGMGAAGLFERA; encoded by the coding sequence ATGGCGAAAGTATATATCGTTTCAGCGGTACGCACGGCGGTCGGCAGGGCATACAAGGGGAGCCTCAAGGACACGCGCCCCGACGATCTCGGGGCGATCGCGATACGGGGTGCGATCGAGCGGATACCGGCCCTGGATCCCGCGAATGTCGACGACGTCATCTTCGGGTGCGCCATGCCGGAAGGCGAGCAGGGGATGAACGTCGCGCGGATCTGCTCGCTGAAGGCCGGCTTGCCGGACTCCGTTCCCGCGATGACCATAAACCGCTTCTGCTCCTCGGGGCTGCAGGCTATCGCGCTTGCGGCGGAGAAGATAATGGCCGGTTTCGCCGACATCGTCGTGGCAGGCGGCACCGAGTCGATGACCATGGTTCCGATGGGTGGAAACAAGCCTTCCTTCAACCCCGAGATAATGGAAACGCGGCCGGAAGTGTTCATGCCGATGGGGTTGACCGCCGAGCTGGTCGTGCGGAAGTACAAGGTGACGCGTGAGGACCAGGACGAATTCGCGTACCGCAGCCACAGCAGGGCGGTCGCCGCGATCCGGGATGGAAAATTCAAGGAAGAGATCGTGCCGGTGAAGACGGTCCTCTTTTCCGCGGAGAACGGCGGGAAGCCGGTCCCTCGGGAAATAGTTCACGAAATCGACGAAGGCCCGCGCGCCGATACCACGCTCGAGGCGCTCGCGAAGCTGAAACCCGCGTTCGATCCCAAGGGCACGGTGACCGCCGGGAACTCATCCCAAATGAGCGACGGGGCCGCCGCGGCCGTGGTGGTTTCGGAAAAGGCCTTGAAAGCCATCGGGGCGGAGCCGCTGGCGCGGTTCCTGGGGTTTGCCGCGGCAGGCGTCCCCCCGGAAGTCATGGGAATCGGCCCGGTTGAGGCGGTTCCGAAACTTTTGAAGAAGCTGCGGATCAAGCAGACCCGGGTAGATCTGTTCGAGCTGAACGAAGCGTTCGCCGCGCAGTCGCTACCGGTGATCCGCGAGCTGTCGCTTGACCCGGACAAGGTCAACGTTAACGGGGGCGCGATCGCACTCGGCCACCCGCTGGGATGCACGGGGGCTAAGCTCACCGCCACCCTCCTCCACGAGATGAAGCGCCGCAACGCGTCGCTCGGCGTGGTCACGATGTGCATCGGCGGCGGGATGGGCGCCGCCGGCCTCTTCGAACGCGCCTGA
- the hemW gene encoding radical SAM family heme chaperone HemW yields MRGIYVHIPFCVKKCSYCDFYSIAGNREAVKEFPRLLAREMDLVLEKSPGEAAVPADTVFFGGGTPTVLGAEALCGILDDLKKRFPLASDAEVTTEANPGTVTAEDFRTLRTGGFNRVSIGVQSFDPRTLRTLGRIHGSGEVRTAHRDARRTGFTSIGFDLIFGIPGQKSSDWRNDLDTAVTFLPAHVSSYALAPERGTPIHGAIDRGELRMPDDDAVAEMYEETRRVLSMAGYRHYEISNFARPGAECRHNIKYWRREGYLGLGPSAHGLIFPRGESPFGMRTANPPSLAVYRSRIEEGFIPWTEERACTLEDAWKESLIAGLRMLEGIDRKEVENRYGPPPENLRKAVESVVRAGKLAEEGARLLLPQRLLFISNEVLQALV; encoded by the coding sequence ATGCGCGGGATATATGTTCACATCCCCTTCTGCGTGAAGAAGTGCTCCTATTGCGATTTCTATTCGATCGCGGGAAACAGGGAAGCCGTCAAGGAATTTCCCCGGCTGCTCGCCCGCGAGATGGACCTTGTTCTCGAAAAATCCCCGGGCGAAGCCGCGGTCCCTGCGGACACCGTCTTCTTCGGCGGTGGCACGCCGACGGTGCTGGGCGCGGAGGCGCTATGCGGAATCCTGGACGATCTGAAAAAGCGCTTCCCTTTAGCTTCGGACGCGGAAGTGACGACCGAGGCCAATCCGGGGACGGTCACTGCGGAGGATTTTCGCACGCTTCGCACAGGGGGATTCAACCGCGTCAGCATCGGGGTGCAGTCGTTCGACCCGCGGACATTGCGGACGCTCGGGCGGATTCACGGCTCCGGCGAGGTGCGCACCGCTCATCGTGACGCGCGCAGGACCGGTTTCACCTCGATCGGCTTCGATCTTATTTTCGGCATTCCCGGACAGAAATCCTCCGATTGGAGGAACGACCTGGATACGGCCGTCACGTTCCTTCCCGCCCACGTCTCCTCATACGCACTCGCCCCGGAGAGGGGCACTCCGATCCATGGGGCGATCGACCGAGGCGAGCTGCGGATGCCGGATGACGACGCGGTGGCGGAGATGTACGAGGAGACGCGGCGTGTTCTCTCCATGGCGGGATACCGGCATTACGAAATCTCGAACTTCGCGCGACCCGGCGCGGAATGCCGGCACAACATCAAGTATTGGCGGCGTGAAGGGTACCTCGGCCTTGGGCCATCCGCGCACGGCCTGATCTTTCCCCGCGGGGAATCACCCTTCGGAATGCGGACGGCAAATCCGCCATCGCTGGCCGTTTACCGTAGCAGAATCGAGGAGGGCTTTATCCCATGGACGGAAGAACGCGCCTGCACCCTGGAGGACGCCTGGAAGGAATCGTTGATCGCCGGATTGCGGATGCTGGAGGGGATCGATCGCAAGGAAGTTGAAAACAGATACGGCCCTCCGCCGGAAAACCTGCGAAAGGCCGTTGAATCGGTTGTTCGTGCGGGCAAGCTCGCGGAGGAGGGCGCCCGTCTCCTTTTGCCCCAAAGACTTTTGTTCATATCGAACGAGGTGCTTCAGGCGCTCGTCTGA
- a CDS encoding VOC family protein: protein MMNVSENVRPVGWGHAVLKVRNLDRSERFYTNDIGFRVVGRRAGMCFLSLGKQHHDLALYEAGPRALMPGAGNLGVVHLAFAMENENALREFYAFLKGKAQILGAVDHIVSRSFYITDPDGYIIEFYANTPLEEWLDIPNPFERDRPYNPGSSVFEEEAVPQAE from the coding sequence GTGATGAACGTGTCTGAAAATGTGCGCCCGGTCGGTTGGGGGCACGCCGTGCTCAAGGTCCGCAACCTCGATCGGTCGGAAAGATTCTACACGAACGATATCGGCTTCCGCGTCGTCGGGCGTCGTGCGGGAATGTGCTTCCTATCGTTGGGGAAACAACATCACGACCTTGCGCTTTACGAAGCCGGCCCACGCGCATTGATGCCCGGAGCCGGCAACCTCGGCGTTGTGCACCTGGCCTTCGCGATGGAAAACGAAAATGCGTTGCGGGAGTTTTACGCATTCCTCAAGGGGAAGGCGCAGATCCTCGGGGCGGTGGATCACATCGTTTCCCGCAGTTTCTACATTACGGACCCGGACGGCTACATCATCGAGTTCTACGCCAACACGCCGCTGGAGGAATGGCTCGATATCCCGAATCCCTTCGAGCGGGACCGCCCATACAACCCCGGCTCCTCCGTCTTCGAGGAAGAAGCCGTCCCGCAGGCGGAATGA
- a CDS encoding 3-hydroxyacyl-CoA dehydrogenase/enoyl-CoA hydratase family protein encodes MFPKIRRAAVLGAGVMGSGIAAHLANAGIPCLMLDIVPPRLTDEDRKKGLTEQSPAFRNRFAAKGLEGIKKSRPALLYSRRDLKLISIGNFDDDLPKAAECDWIVEVVTENLAIKKALYDRIEAIWRPGTVVTSNTSGIAISQMMEGRGKEFRRYFLVTHFFNPVRYMKLLELVAGADTDPEILRGMAEFGERKLGKGIVYGKDTPNFIGNRIGVFAMMYAMHAMVADGLSIEEVDKILGPAMGRPKSAAFGTADLVGLDTLLHVSDNVYENLPDDPARELFLPPPFVSEMVRRGWLGRKAKSGFFKMEGKGEEKKKFVLDYTAMDYRPSAKVSYPSLDAAKGEEEVGPRIRKVISGDDKAAAYAWKVLSESLLYSAKRIPEIADDVVNIDNAIKWGFNWSLGPFETWDAIGLADSVGRMRKEGKEIPEKIEKMLAGGNGSFYRRRDGVPEFFDFVSNAYKSVPVSSDVIFLPALADRNKVVRRNPGAALYDIGDGVLCLEFRTKMNTVDGDIVSMMNEGVALAEKEFAGMVIANHAENFCVGANIMLFFMAAQNKDFGAIEKMVREFQNACMRLRYSERPVVAAPAGMALGGGAEICMGADRIRAAAETYMGLVEVGVGVIPAGGGTKEMILRHLDGIPDGVSADPLPFLRKAFETIGLAKVATSAKEAAELGFLRPWDKITIQRDFLIQEAKNTVLAMNREGYEMPKPRTDIALPGRSEYSSFVYGLYAMKAAGYISEYDEHVGKKLSFVLTGGNVPPGTKLSEQDLLDLELEAFLSLCGEEKTQARIQHMLMKGKPLRN; translated from the coding sequence ATGTTTCCGAAAATCCGCCGGGCGGCCGTGCTTGGAGCGGGGGTCATGGGGTCGGGGATCGCAGCCCATCTCGCCAACGCGGGGATCCCGTGCCTCATGCTCGACATCGTCCCTCCCAGGTTGACCGATGAAGACAGGAAGAAGGGTCTGACCGAACAGAGCCCCGCCTTCCGCAACAGGTTTGCCGCGAAAGGGCTCGAAGGCATCAAAAAGAGCCGCCCCGCGCTTCTTTACTCCCGTAGGGATCTGAAGCTCATATCGATCGGGAATTTCGACGACGACCTGCCGAAGGCCGCGGAGTGCGACTGGATCGTTGAGGTGGTCACGGAGAACCTCGCGATCAAGAAGGCGCTCTACGACCGGATCGAAGCGATCTGGAGACCGGGAACGGTGGTCACCTCCAACACATCCGGGATCGCCATCTCGCAGATGATGGAGGGGCGCGGCAAGGAATTCCGGCGGTATTTCCTCGTGACGCACTTCTTCAATCCCGTGCGTTACATGAAGCTCCTCGAGCTGGTTGCGGGTGCGGACACCGACCCTGAGATCCTGCGGGGAATGGCCGAATTCGGCGAAAGGAAACTGGGGAAGGGGATCGTCTACGGGAAGGACACCCCCAATTTCATAGGAAATCGTATCGGCGTCTTCGCCATGATGTACGCGATGCACGCGATGGTTGCCGACGGGCTTTCCATCGAAGAAGTGGACAAGATCCTGGGGCCTGCGATGGGCCGCCCGAAGTCGGCAGCTTTCGGCACCGCGGATCTCGTGGGGCTCGACACGCTCCTTCACGTCTCCGACAACGTATATGAAAATCTGCCCGACGACCCCGCGCGCGAACTTTTCCTTCCCCCGCCGTTCGTCAGCGAGATGGTCAGGCGCGGATGGCTCGGCCGCAAGGCTAAGAGCGGCTTCTTCAAGATGGAGGGAAAGGGGGAGGAGAAGAAGAAGTTCGTCCTCGACTACACGGCGATGGATTACAGGCCGTCGGCGAAGGTCAGCTATCCGTCGCTCGACGCAGCCAAGGGGGAGGAGGAAGTCGGCCCGAGGATCCGGAAAGTGATATCCGGCGACGACAAGGCCGCGGCCTACGCTTGGAAGGTCCTCTCCGAATCTCTCCTCTACTCCGCGAAGCGGATACCCGAAATCGCGGATGACGTCGTGAATATCGACAACGCGATCAAGTGGGGGTTCAACTGGTCGCTCGGACCCTTCGAGACGTGGGATGCGATCGGCCTGGCGGATTCCGTCGGGCGCATGCGGAAGGAAGGGAAGGAAATACCGGAAAAGATCGAGAAAATGCTTGCGGGCGGGAACGGTTCCTTCTACCGGAGGCGTGACGGCGTGCCTGAATTCTTCGACTTCGTGTCGAACGCGTACAAGTCGGTCCCCGTCTCGTCCGACGTCATTTTCCTGCCGGCGCTGGCCGACCGCAACAAGGTGGTCCGGAGGAACCCGGGCGCCGCGCTCTACGACATCGGGGACGGCGTGCTGTGCCTCGAATTCCGCACGAAGATGAACACGGTCGACGGCGACATCGTGTCGATGATGAACGAAGGGGTGGCGCTGGCGGAAAAGGAGTTCGCAGGGATGGTGATCGCCAACCACGCGGAGAACTTCTGCGTGGGTGCGAACATCATGCTCTTCTTCATGGCGGCGCAGAACAAGGACTTCGGCGCCATCGAGAAGATGGTCCGCGAATTCCAGAACGCATGCATGCGGCTCCGCTATTCGGAGCGGCCCGTCGTGGCGGCCCCCGCCGGGATGGCGTTGGGCGGCGGAGCGGAGATCTGCATGGGCGCCGACCGGATCCGTGCGGCCGCGGAGACGTACATGGGGCTCGTGGAAGTCGGCGTGGGGGTGATCCCGGCCGGCGGCGGGACGAAGGAGATGATCCTCCGTCACCTGGACGGGATCCCGGACGGCGTGTCCGCCGATCCGCTGCCTTTCCTTAGAAAGGCCTTCGAGACGATAGGCCTGGCGAAGGTGGCCACATCCGCGAAGGAAGCGGCGGAGCTGGGTTTCCTCCGCCCGTGGGACAAGATCACGATTCAGCGCGATTTTCTCATCCAGGAGGCGAAAAACACCGTGCTGGCGATGAACCGCGAAGGATACGAAATGCCGAAGCCGCGCACAGACATTGCGCTTCCCGGCCGTTCCGAATATTCATCCTTCGTATACGGGCTGTATGCGATGAAGGCGGCCGGGTACATCAGCGAGTACGACGAGCATGTCGGGAAGAAGCTATCATTCGTGCTGACCGGCGGGAACGTGCCTCCCGGAACGAAACTTTCGGAGCAGGACCTGCTGGACCTGGAACTGGAAGCGTTTCTCTCGCTCTGCGGAGAGGAAAAGACCCAGGCGCGCATCCAACATATGTTGATGAAAGGGAAGCCGTTGCGCAATTGA
- a CDS encoding HD domain-containing protein codes for MKLLGFLLPLVFLLVVSVAFAVTKITEAAIRHDLLRRGVAVSRVVAFSAGYSLLSGDRLAMDRLASETKNGSPDIEFVAIRDMKDVIIAHSRIEEQGKPFAQPDRATRLEDFSETSSDEVFRGERDMIEFTTPILFAGKRVGTVSLALSKESMISAQKAIRRMIAIAASAILAIALLGTLALSSLLTTPVKKLSAGVQELASGQPFHSIQVKASDELGDLTRNFNRMAETILAQQGRLGRYARELEEAYVGMVRVIAASIDARDPYTLGHSTRVARISCELGRRLGFPEEELEHLEKAALFHDVGKISTRDDILLKEQSLTNPETAEMRSHPVDGAEILRMAPSLHRYVPVVRAHHEWYNGNGYPDGKRDSEIPIHAQIIALADAYDAMTTTRPYRQGLAPEDAVEEIVRFRGTQFAPMLTDAFVKMIREIPSLETEEWEGMAL; via the coding sequence ATGAAGCTGCTGGGGTTCCTGCTCCCGCTGGTCTTCCTGCTCGTCGTATCGGTGGCGTTCGCGGTCACCAAGATCACGGAGGCCGCCATTCGCCACGACCTCCTTCGGCGGGGCGTCGCCGTGTCGCGGGTCGTCGCATTCTCGGCCGGGTACTCGCTCCTTTCGGGCGACCGGCTGGCGATGGACAGGCTCGCTTCCGAGACGAAGAACGGATCCCCCGACATCGAATTCGTGGCGATACGGGACATGAAGGACGTCATAATCGCGCACAGCCGGATCGAAGAACAGGGTAAACCGTTTGCCCAACCCGATCGGGCAACCCGGCTGGAGGATTTCTCCGAAACGTCCTCGGACGAGGTATTTCGCGGCGAGCGCGACATGATCGAATTCACCACGCCGATACTGTTCGCCGGCAAACGGGTCGGCACGGTATCCCTCGCCCTGTCCAAGGAAAGCATGATATCCGCACAGAAAGCCATCCGCCGCATGATCGCTATCGCAGCCTCCGCGATCCTCGCGATCGCGCTGCTGGGAACCCTGGCGCTCTCCTCCCTCCTGACCACTCCGGTGAAGAAGCTTTCCGCCGGGGTCCAGGAACTCGCGAGCGGGCAGCCCTTCCACTCTATCCAGGTCAAAGCGAGCGACGAGCTCGGAGACTTGACGCGGAACTTCAACCGGATGGCGGAGACGATTCTCGCCCAGCAGGGCCGGCTCGGCAGGTACGCCCGGGAGCTGGAGGAGGCATACGTCGGAATGGTGCGGGTTATCGCGGCATCGATCGACGCGCGGGATCCTTACACGCTCGGTCATTCAACGCGCGTTGCGCGCATTTCCTGCGAACTGGGGCGGCGGCTCGGATTTCCGGAGGAGGAACTCGAGCACCTCGAGAAGGCGGCCCTCTTCCATGACGTCGGCAAGATCAGCACGAGAGACGACATCCTTCTTAAAGAGCAGTCCCTCACGAATCCCGAGACCGCGGAGATGCGCTCCCATCCAGTAGATGGAGCGGAGATCCTGCGGATGGCCCCATCGCTCCACCGGTACGTACCCGTGGTGCGGGCTCACCATGAGTGGTATAACGGGAACGGATACCCTGACGGCAAACGAGACTCGGAGATCCCCATTCATGCGCAGATTATCGCGCTTGCCGACGCATACGACGCCATGACCACGACTCGGCCCTACCGGCAAGGCCTTGCACCCGAAGATGCGGTGGAGGAAATCGTGCGGTTCCGCGGAACTCAATTCGCTCCGATGCTGACCGACGCCTTCGTGAAGATGATCCGGGAAATTCCTTCGCTGGAAACCGAGGAATGGGAGGGAATGGCGCTGTGA
- a CDS encoding homocysteine synthase, translating into MSNSYRPETIALHGGQKPDPATTARAVPIYQTTSYVFHDTAHAARLFGLQEFGNIYTRIMNPTTDVFEQRIAQLEGGSGALAVASGQAAETLALLNIANTGDEIISSASLYGGTYNLFHYTFPKLGIDVKFVDPSDTANFSKAITKKTKAIFAETIGNPKLDTLDLRAVADVAHGAGIPLVVDNTMPTPYLLRPFDHGADVIIHSATKFIGGHGTSIGGIVVDSGKFDWGNGNFPAYTEPDPSYHGLKFWEVFGNFPGLGNVAFIIKLRVQLLRDLGPALSPFNAFLFLQGLETLHLRMERHSTNAQKAAEFLGKHPNVTWVNYPGLPSHPNHEMAKRYHHRGLYGAIMGFGIKGGMEAGKKFIDNLKLFSLLANIGDAKSLVIHPASTTHQQLTSAERLETGVTDDFIRLSIGLENIDDILEDLDQALRKT; encoded by the coding sequence ATGTCTAATTCTTACAGGCCGGAAACTATCGCTCTCCACGGGGGGCAGAAGCCGGACCCGGCGACGACGGCGAGGGCGGTGCCGATCTACCAGACGACCTCCTATGTTTTCCATGACACGGCGCACGCAGCGAGGCTGTTCGGCCTCCAGGAATTCGGAAACATCTACACGCGGATCATGAATCCGACCACGGACGTTTTCGAGCAGCGCATCGCGCAGCTGGAAGGCGGGTCAGGCGCGCTGGCGGTAGCTTCCGGGCAGGCGGCGGAAACGCTGGCCCTGCTGAATATCGCAAACACGGGGGATGAGATCATCTCCTCCGCATCCCTGTATGGAGGAACGTACAACCTTTTCCATTACACGTTTCCCAAGCTGGGCATCGACGTGAAGTTCGTGGACCCTTCCGATACCGCGAATTTCAGCAAGGCGATCACGAAGAAGACGAAAGCGATATTCGCCGAAACGATCGGGAACCCGAAGCTGGACACACTCGACCTGCGCGCGGTGGCGGATGTAGCTCACGGCGCGGGGATACCCCTTGTCGTGGACAACACGATGCCCACGCCATATCTGCTGCGGCCGTTCGACCATGGAGCCGATGTCATCATTCACTCCGCAACGAAGTTCATCGGCGGACACGGAACATCCATAGGCGGCATAGTCGTGGATTCCGGGAAGTTCGATTGGGGAAACGGCAATTTCCCCGCTTATACCGAGCCGGACCCCTCCTATCACGGGCTCAAATTCTGGGAGGTCTTCGGAAATTTCCCCGGATTGGGCAACGTGGCCTTCATCATCAAGCTGCGCGTCCAGCTTCTCCGCGACCTGGGACCGGCTCTCTCTCCTTTCAACGCGTTCCTGTTCCTGCAGGGTCTGGAAACCCTCCACCTTCGTATGGAGCGGCACAGTACTAACGCGCAAAAGGCTGCCGAGTTCCTTGGGAAGCATCCCAACGTGACATGGGTAAACTATCCGGGATTGCCGAGCCATCCGAATCACGAGATGGCGAAGAGGTACCATCACCGGGGTCTGTATGGCGCTATTATGGGATTCGGCATCAAGGGCGGCATGGAAGCAGGGAAGAAGTTCATCGATAACCTGAAACTCTTCTCGCTGCTGGCAAACATAGGAGACGCCAAAAGTCTTGTGATCCACCCGGCTTCGACGACCCACCAGCAGTTGACGTCCGCGGAGCGGCTGGAAACAGGCGTGACCGACGATTTCATCCGGCTGTCGATCGGCCTCGAAAACATCGACGACATCCTTGAGGATCTCGACCAGGCGTTGCGCAAGACCTGA